The Sesamum indicum cultivar Zhongzhi No. 13 linkage group LG2, S_indicum_v1.0, whole genome shotgun sequence genome contains a region encoding:
- the LOC105156055 gene encoding beta-carotene isomerase D27, chloroplastic, producing the protein MVVLSFQAINFPSVRHCCFQRHRHGRVRCGIAEASGEPAPMGQKTKYNDALFEKAFMTLFARKMEKFARGTGEEEGRKKGWFDYDYESFVEVSKRVMVGRSRLQQQQVVREVLLSMLPPGAPAQFRKLFPPTKWAAEFNAALTVPFFHWLVGPSEVVEVEVNGVKQKSGVLIKKCRYLENSGCVGMCVNMCKIPTQDFFTNEFGLPLTMTPNFEDMSCEMVYGQVPPKFEDDPASMQPCLSDFCSIAKPSSSVCPKLQA; encoded by the exons ATGGTGGTTCTGAGCTTCCAAGCGATCAACTTCCCATCAGTCAGGCATTGCTGCTTTCAGAGGCACAGACACGGCAGAGTCCGATGTGGGATCGCGGAGGCGTCGGGAGAGCCGGCGCCGATGGGGCAGAAGACGAAGTACAATGACGCGCTGTTCGAGAAGGCGTTCATGACTCTGTTCGCGCGGAAGATGGAGAAGTTCGCGAGAGGTACTGGAGAGGAAGAGGGGAGGAAGAAGGGGTGGTTTGATTATGATTACGAGTCGTTTGTTGAAGTTTCAAAGAGAGTAATGGTGGGGAGGTCGCGgttgcagcagcagcaagtGGTGCGGGAAGTGCTGCTCTCCATGCTTCCTCCTGGCGCCCCTGCTCAA TTCAGAAAATTGTTTCCACCCACAAAGTGGGCTGCGGAGTTCAATGCGGCACTGACAGTACCTTTCTTCCACTGGTTGGTCGGGCCTTCTGAG GTGGTGGAGGTGGAAGTGAACGGGGTGAAGCAAAAGAGTGGAGTCCTTATAAAGAAATGCAG GTACCTGGAGAACAGTGGCTGTGTAGGAATGTGCGTCAACATGTGCAAAATACCGACACAAGATTTCTTCACGAATGAATTTGGCCTTCCATTAACAATGACTCCAA ATTTTGAAGACATGAGCTGTGAGATGGTGTACGGACAAGTTCCTCCGAAGTTTGAGGATGATCCGGCATCCATGCAACCTTGTCTGTCGGATTTCT GCTCCATTGCAAAACCTAGTTCAAGTGTCTGTCCCAAACTACAAGCATGA
- the LOC105156056 gene encoding protein GPR107, whose product MSLPLVLLSLLSVASLVAAEVRFSEIRSDGRPIIPFDEFGFTHRGRLELNITKLSLSGPTPDSPALSKVGFFLSTRDAWVHVLQQIEDGEINCVLGSDAVQKVYTFDRLPSLTTTELNYVYAEIDADQYTLVFANCLPQLKVSMSVRSAMYNLEDGNSNRRDYLSAGKTVLPRAFFLFSIIYFVLAVVWVNVLYKKRLTVHGIHYFMLAVVLLKALNLLCEAEDKSYIKRTGSAHGWDVLFYIFSFLKGITLFSLIVLIGTGWSFLKPYLQDKDKKVLMIVIPLQVVANIAQVVIDETGPFRHEWVTWKQVFLLVDVICCCAVLFPIVWSIKNLREAARTDGKAAVNLMKLTLFRHYYIVVICYIYFTRVVVYALETITSYKYLWTSIVAGELATLAFYVFTGYKFKPEAHNPYFVIDDQDEDAATEQLKLEDEFEL is encoded by the coding sequence ATGTCGCTCCCTCTTGTTCTGTTAAGCCTCCTCTCAGTCGCCTCACTCGTCGCCGCCGAGGTCCGTTTCTCCGAAATTCGATCCGATGGCCGCCCCATAATCCCCTTCGACGAGTTCGGGTTCACGCATCGCGGTCGTTTGGAGCTGAACATCACTAAACTCTCTCTATCCGGGCCGACACCGGACTCGCCAGCGCTTTCGAAGGTGGGGTTCTTCCTCAGCACCCGGGACGCCTGGGTTCATGTGCTCCAACAGATTGAGGACGGCGAAATCAACTGCGTCCTAGGATCAGACGCCGTACAGAAAGTCTACACCTTCGATCGTCTCCCCAGCCTCACCACCACCGAATTGAATTACGTTTACGCCGAAATAGATGCTGATCAGTACACACTTGTGTTCGCCAACTGCCTTCCGCAGCTTAAGGTCTCGATGAGTGTTCGTTCGGCGATGTACAATTTAGAAGACGGTAACTCCAATCGCCGCGATTATCTCTCTGCTGGTAAAACTGTTTTGCCTAGGGCTTTTTTCCTGTTCTCCATCATTTATTTCGTTTTGGCTGTTGTATGGGTCAATGTTTTGTACAAGAAAAGGTTGACTGTTCATGGGATTCACTACTTTATGTTGGCTGTGGTGCTTTTGAAAGCATTGAATCTATTGTGCGAGGCTGAGGACAAATCATATATCAAGCGAACGGGGTCGGCCCACGGCTGGGATGTCTTGTTTTACATATTTAGTTTCTTGAAGGGGATTACTTTGTTTAGTTTGATTGTGTTGATTGGAACTGGATGGTCGTTCTTGAAGCCATACTTGCAAGATAAGGACAAGAAGGTTTTGATGATTGTGATACCGCTTCAGGTGGTTGCGAATATAGCCCAGGTTGTGATCGATGAGACCGGGCCTTTCCGCCATGAGTGGGTCACATGGAAACAAGTGTTCTTGCTTGTTGATGTCATCTGTTGCTGCGCAGTGCTTTTCCCAATTGTTTGGTCCATCAAGAACTTGCGGGAAGCGGCCAGGACTGACGGGAAGGCTGCGGTGAATTTGATGAAGTTAACTTTGTTTAGGCATTATTACATTGTGGTGATATGCTACATTTACTTTACTCGGGTGGTCGTTTACGCACTGGAAACTATAACTTCTTACAAATACCTTTGGACTAGCATAGTCGCAGGAGAGTTGGCTACATTGGCGTTCTATGTATTCACAGGGTACAAATTCAAGCCGGAGGCTCATAATCCATACTTTGTTATTGATGATCAAGACGAAGACGCTGCAACGGAGCAATTGAAGCTCGAAGATGAGTTTGAACTATGA